The Nostoc sp. 'Peltigera membranacea cyanobiont' N6 genome contains the following window.
CCTTCTTTATTTCCGGCTTTGTTTTTTGCAGGATCAAAAAACTCTTTTGTAGCTCTAGGAGTTTTTTCATCCAAGTTTAACTTTTCGCGGATATTATCAGCAGCACTTTTTAAGGGATTTTGAGTGTTTCTTTGTTGGGTATCGTTTCTTGTTTCGATATCGTTTCTAACTTCCCCTTCGTTTGGTGTTCCTTTGTAATAAATACCCTCTGGAGTTTTAACAGTCTCAGCTTGCGCTACATTAACATAGCTAAAAGCCTGACCCAGTAAGAACATAAATCCTACCAGAAAAACTACAAGGATTTGGGAAATACGAATATTTCGCAGCCCTGAAATTACTCGACTCATAAAAACCTCAATTGCATTATGTTGGGTGGACAATTCAAAAGACTGAATGATTATCAGCATTCAGGTTTAAGAATAACTTTGATGTAGTTATCCTTTTTTTGTTGAAAAATATGATGGCTGTGGGGTATTTCCTCGCAAGCCACGGCCACCAGTCATCTCTTTCAACGCTTTGCCAGGATTAACTTTTTCGTAGTTAATCACTTCGCTTTGGCAAAATTTTTCGCCATTTTCAGGCGTTCGGGGAAGCGATCGCTTTAGTCATGGTCATTTGGTCATTCGCTAAAGTTCGGAGCCCCACTGATACCGCGAACGTCTTAATAATTACGAATTACGAATTACGAATTACGAATTATATTGACACCGCCGCCCCTGTAGTCGGCTTAGGAGCTTGAACTTGAACACCTATCCGCGCCCGATATAGTTCTGCTAATCGCTGTTCGTATTTCAATAAATCGTGGTAAATTTCTTTGAAAATAGCAGTTGCTGCTGGGTCAGTCAACATTGCACACAAATTGCCAATATCACCGATACCAGTTTGCACATCCCCTAAAGCAGAACGTAACTGATATATGTCATCACTTCCTGTAAAGGCAGTTTTCACCTTGGCATACTGATTAGCAATATTTGCCCCTAAAGAAGGTTTTTCACCCAAATGATGAAGATATATTTCCAGTTTTTCAATGTGGTGCCGTTTATTAGCAATTATTTCTTGAAAGACTGAGTTTACTTCGCTATCTGATTCCTTTTCTAAGTATTTCTCAAATGCTTCTAGAGAATAGCGTTCACCAGCAAGGGCATTATTTAAACCTCTGCTGATATCACCTTTAGTTGAGCCACCCCAAGCATCAGCAAGCTTCCACCATTCAGCGCTTGTGTCTTTCTCATCTGGTAATGCAGCATCTTTGCCACCATAACCCAAACGGCTTAATATGGCTGTGGTGAAAATTGGTAAGTCTCCAGGTTCACGAGATGTAATCAAATTCCCGTCAACTACCACTGGTTCATCTAGATAATTTGCGCCAGCGTTAATCATATCCTTGGCAATAGCGCTAAAACCAGTGGCTTGTTTACCTTTTAGTAAGTCGCCATCAATTAAAACTTGTGGGCCGTGACATACCGCAGCGACTAATTTTCCTTGTTGTATGGCTTCTTGAACAAAACGTACTGTATTGGTGTTCCGCCGCATTTGATCGGGAGCCATCCCACCAGGAATTATCACCGCATCAAATTGGGCTGCGATCGCTTCTGTTGTAGTACCATCAGCTTGAATACTAAGTTTGCCGCGTTTACCCTTGTATTTTTCATTCATTCGGGAACCAAGGACTACTACCTCTATTCCAGCTTGTTTTAGTGCATTATAAGGAACTGTAAATTCGGCATCCTCTACTGCCTGTTCAATGAGGATGGCAACTTTTTTATTCTCGGAATGATTGTTATAGTCAGTCATAGATTGTATTACCTGTTTTTTTCTAGTTTTTAACTAGCTACAATATTCATCAATAAGAACAGTTAAAATGTCTGGGTTGTTAACGGAATAGAACCAATCAAATTGTGTTTTTTTTTAATAAAAAATAGCTATGAGTGAGAAGTTAACTACTGAATAATTTCGGTTGAAAAACTCCTAACTCATAACTAAAAATTTCAACTACAAGTTATTTAACCATGATTTGATATTTCCAATGATATGGTGCGATCGCTACCTTAGCGTCGTTCCCAGGGGATAGATTCTTTTATTTCTAAAGCTATACATCTCTAGTAAGATAACTTTGTGGCAAGAAAAGGTTATTGTGAGAATGCAGAAAAAGGCTAGTATCATGGCAGAAACAAATCATAATGACGAAATTGAAACCAATGATTTGCCACAGGAAATCACCGAATCTTATGGTACTGGTGTAAAAGACTTGCCAGGATACAATATTGATGGACGCTCAATCAGAGAAGAAAGACCTGAGTATATAGAAACTAGTCCTGAACTGACTGGTGAAGATGTTGATGCTGATTGGCAAGATGCAGATGCAGTTGGTGATGAAGCTGT
Protein-coding sequences here:
- a CDS encoding DJ-1/PfpI/YhbO family deglycase/protease; this encodes MTDYNNHSENKKVAILIEQAVEDAEFTVPYNALKQAGIEVVVLGSRMNEKYKGKRGKLSIQADGTTTEAIAAQFDAVIIPGGMAPDQMRRNTNTVRFVQEAIQQGKLVAAVCHGPQVLIDGDLLKGKQATGFSAIAKDMINAGANYLDEPVVVDGNLITSREPGDLPIFTTAILSRLGYGGKDAALPDEKDTSAEWWKLADAWGGSTKGDISRGLNNALAGERYSLEAFEKYLEKESDSEVNSVFQEIIANKRHHIEKLEIYLHHLGEKPSLGANIANQYAKVKTAFTGSDDIYQLRSALGDVQTGIGDIGNLCAMLTDPAATAIFKEIYHDLLKYEQRLAELYRARIGVQVQAPKPTTGAAVSI
- a CDS encoding DUF6335 family protein translates to MAETNHNDEIETNDLPQEITESYGTGVKDLPGYNIDGRSIREERPEYIETSPELTGEDVDADWQDADAVGDEAVGGSTANPEQNVTEELEAAVGLEMDDSEFLHTNDILEDRDGDRWELDPKSSEDYQNRRE